Within Triticum dicoccoides isolate Atlit2015 ecotype Zavitan chromosome 1B, WEW_v2.0, whole genome shotgun sequence, the genomic segment AGGGGGTTGAATGCAAAGGGAGGTAAGGAAGATGAGCAGTAGATCAACAACAAACATTAGTAGTTCCAATACTGATTCCAAACGAACTTCGGTGCCACAAATGTGACAGAAGGTTGCACACATTTGTCATTTCTGATTACCAGCACACAACTACGATCATTTGGTTTATTCTACATGCATCATAGAGCAGATGTTTCATTACAATGAAGACAAATTTGGGAACACCGTATTAAAACAAAATCAGCAATTTTGGGATTGCTGTTGAAGGAAAGGGGTACAGCCAGAGTTCCACACAGAAGGGTTGAGACATTGTTGACAATTGTTGCACAGAACATATTCAGGCTAtctgaaaaggaaagaaaaaatagCGACGAAACGGAGCAgcagaaacaagttagacgcctTGCCATTTTCCAGAGGAGCTCCTTAAGCCATCGTGGCTTTCTTCTCTGCCTCTATCTGTTTCAACTCTGCCAACCTTTCCACCCATGCCCGGTCTCTTGCCACGGCAGCCATCTTTCTCTCTGTCCGTTCTGCCTCCTTTCTCTTCACAGCAACAGAATATTGTGCTTTGCGCTTCCTCTTTTCAGCCTGCCAAAGCAAGATAAATGAATGTAAGTAAAATCATAAATAGAGAATTCAGGTCTGGGTCATCAATTGGACATATGGACAGAGCATAAGTGAACATCGTAACAAAAGTTTCACATAGAACTACATTATGAAAAGACAGGTTTGTTTTTATAAAGTAAGAAGGTAAGGTGCGTGAGAGTATTGAGTACTGAAACAGTTGAAACTAACAGCTTCAAGTCAATGACAAGAACGCAATAAGTTAAAGCAAAACCAAGGAAACATATAGAATGGTGACTTACTAGAAATGTAGGTGTTGGTATTATCACGGTACTTTTAAAAGGCAGACTCGCCTAAACTATGATTAGCCAGTTCCGTTACAAACATGGTATTTAGGACTACTCGATAGCATGAAAAAATTACCTACGTTCTCACGATTTCATCCACCTGTTAAAAGTACCTATGTTCTCAGAATTTCATCGGCCTGATACTTTTTCCACTCCCAAGACACAGATAGATTTTAATAACCTTGCATACACCCAACAGGCCAACACACAATTAAAACAAGCATTGCAGGGAACTGAACAAAATGCACACCATGATAAAGTCCTTGCGCTGCTTGAtacgcttcttctccttcctcccctgGACACTGCCCTTATTCGGCTGGCTCGAAGGGATAGGCTCCCCCGGCGTGCACTTCACCCAGTAGTGCGGACCTGCCAACCAATAACAGCAGCATCAGCAGTGTTAACCAGACTGAAACTGCAAGAGCGGCGCGCAGCTCGAATGAATCGCATAAATCGGCACAGCAGCGACGCACAACTAAAATGGCGATAATCCAAAACGAATTGTGCAGATCGTTGCCATCTTTAGACTGCTAATAAACGCCGAATGGCAGAGATCACCGTACCTTTGGGTCGCAGGCTGGCTCTCTTGCGCCGGGACACGAATCCCGGCCGCCGCTTGGGGAACCTGGTCTCCGTGAGCCCTCTGAAGAGGCTGGCCCCCATTTCCGGCGCCCGCgcgacggcggtggcggtggcagccGCGGCGGAGAAGGGCCGGAACCCGATCGGATCCAGGAGCCGGAGTGGACGGGAAGGGAGCGGAGGAGGACCTGGGGCGCGCCGGGAAAGAGGCGCCGCCGGAGAGTAGAGCGGCGGGAGGGCTCGCCGGAGGGCTCGGAGGAGCGCCATCGTGGAGAAGGTTCTAGAAAGTTGCTGCGTGGCGTCGGGCTAGGGTTTAGCCGGAGGGAGAAGGCGAGCGGCGCGGCGTGCGCTCTCCAGCGCTGAGAGAGCCCAGCTGGTGTAGAATatacctggccaaacgggccggcccggcacggcacggcccggcccatcgtaatcgtgcctggcccggcacggcccgccaGGGCACGATTACTATACGGGCcatgccgtgccggcccgcgtgctgcgcccccaggcccaggcacggcccagttagtaaacgggccggcacgttggcccgtttagcacggtGGGCCGCATATTTTCAGCCTGTTATTTGCCGCATTGAGCGTTTTTTAGCCTATTTTTATATACTGGGCCATATATAGatgtataaaaaaaataaaaaaacgtaatcgggccgtgccgtgccggcccgcgtgcccagcCTCCAGGGCCAGGCACGCCCCAGGGCGTGCCGCGTGCCAGGCCCGGCCCGTTTAGACCGTGACGTGCCTGGCCCAAGGCGGGCCGTGTCGCGCGTGCTCACGGGCCGGCCCGAAAAGAAcggcccatttggccagctataGTGTAGAATAGTTGAAGGCGCCCTTCCGGGATTACGTAATCAGGAGGGGATTGTCTAAAAGTAAAAGACGTAATCGAAGGGGGTCTAAACCCAAATTCTAGCAAGTGCAGCTGCACTTTTTCACGTTCACGAGCCCACCCTGCGACAGCCGTCCGATCCATCGCGATCGCGCCCAggtctatcattttcccaattttagttgtagacagattttagcaattagtacaagtcaagcaatcaacctacacatgcaattttaagagtatagcagcggaaagtaaaacattacaCATGAAGTTAAAGGGAAGGGTCTAGAGAAGTCAAACAcaatggagacacgaagatttttggcgtggttctgataccacgttgatggagacttcaacccacgaagggtaacagctgcacgagtccacggagggctccctcacgaagggtccacgaagaagtaatcttgtttatcccaccatggtcatcgcccatgagggacttgcctcactcgggtagatcttcacgaagtaaatGATCTTGCCCTTATAAACtttttggttcaactccacaacatgtcggaggctcccaagttacacctaaccaatttaggagacatcactctccaaaagataataggcggtgtgttgatgatgaactccttgctcttgtgctttaaatgatagtctctccaacactcaactctctcacatagaTTTGACTATGGTGAAAGAATTATTTGAGTGAAAAATAACTTGGGAagactagaaatcaaggttcaaaatggttggaatggaatctcTTTATCTCAACACATGAGCAGGTGATTCTCTTTCAGAAAAtgaatgatggaagtgtaggcacgttttgatggctctctccatgaatgaagacgaggtggaggggtatatatagcctccacacaaaatccaaccgttacacacttttaACTCATCTGGGTGGCGCCGATATGTAAACTCAGTGGCACCGATCAGTTCAAAAAATATGAACATTAGGAATATcgatgggaccgactggaacaactcggtgggaccaatgtgctagggcttagggaaaacttcatctcggtggcaccgattgcatcaactcggtgggaccgaaatgaagCAATAAGCAActaagaatctgtcaggaaaactcggtgagaccgattgcaacatttcggtgagaccgaaataattacaaCAAGTCACAAGgaatttgcaaggccatctcggtgagaccgagattcgtatcggtgtgaccgaattgttaGCGTTTCTAGCAAtgcctatgtcaaatgaactcggtgggtccgagtagaaagaatcggtggggccgagttggtatttgggttttggacatatttgaatGGAGAAAGTggatgagggttttggagcaatatcactaagcacttgagtaagtagaccattaagcaacacctcatccctttcagtagtattggctttcctatgaactcaatgtgatcttggatcactaaaatagaaatgaagagtcttgagcttttttcaATATTTATCGTTAGCATTTTTTGAGGgggccacatctctagtccatgccatgccaatcattgaacctcctgaaatatttatcttgaatggatattatttcaatgagctatatgttgttatgaataacTAAAACCACTCGGGATTATTTGCACTTTCAATCTCGCCATTTTTGGTAATTGTCGGAATCGGGGCTCCGGGGCCCCAaagtgaggttcgaactctggggtgtgcatgaAGAACACCACTTCGTCAAGCCTCGCTGCTCACTGCCTCACGGCAATGCTCCGACATGCTCGAGCGAGAGGGAAGGAAGGAAGGACAtgatgatttacccaggttcgggccaccttgcggtgtaagaccctactcctgctttgtgatgGATTACCTCGCGAGGAGGATGAGTATGAATTAGTacaagtgatgcggagcatcctacgatcatccccatgtccaCTTCGACCACTCCCCAtgacccaaggatacataagatgagacctcgactatacgcCATGGGACACAagttgaactcgctcctctccgaaccatcactttccacatgtgagacatggctactacctcaaacatgtgtgtTATGCATGTCCAGGAACAAGGAGGAAGGCCATGAATCAGCTAGGAGCATTGGGCAAGATGGcaaggacaccaagcgcgaggaacaagaagaggaactaccgaagaagctccagcgagcggacgtccagaTGACATTGGATGACCGGCCTCTCACAGCGAGCGGACGACCGACCCTCAGCGGACGACCGACGCCTGAAGACCagctgatatgtctctgtcgtatctataatttttgattgttccatgccaatattattcaactttcatatacttttggcaactttttatattattttttcggactaacatattgatccagtgcccagtgccagttcctgtctattgcatgttttatgtttcgcagaaaccccatatcaaacggagtccaaatgggataaaaacggacagagaattattttggaatttttgtgattttggggaagtaaaatcaacgcgagacggtgcacgaggtggccacgagataggggcccacgcccactccaggtgggcgtgcccccaccctcctgggcccctcgtaaggcagttgatgcccttctttggccgcaagaaagctaatttttggaaaacaatctaggcgaaggtttcaatccaatcggagttacggatctccggatataaaagaaacggtgccagggcagaatcccagaacgcagaaacagagaaagatagagagatagatccaatctcggaggggctcgcgcccctcccaagccatgggagccaaggaccagaggggaaacccttctcccatctagggagaaggtcaaggaagaagaagaagaagaagggggggctctcttCCCCTTGCTTCCGGGGGCGCTGGAAtgctgctgggggccatcatcatcaccgcgatcttcaccaacacctccatcatcttcaccaacatctccatcaccttccccccttctatattcagcggtccactctcccgcaacccgttgtaccctctacttgaacatggtgctttatgcttcatattattatccaatgatgtgttgccatcttataatgtctgagtagatttttgttgtcctatcggtgattgatgaattgctatgattggtttaatttgcttgtggttatgttgctgtcctattgtgccctccgtgtcccgcaagcgtgaggaattcccgctgtagggtgttgcaatacgttcatgattcgcttatagtgggttgcttgagtgacagaagcataaacccgagtaagggggttgttgcgtatgggataaaggggacttgatactttaatgctatggttggtttttaccttaatgatctttagtagttgcggatgcttgctagagttccaatcataagtgcatatgatccaagaagagaaagtatgttagcttatgcctctcccacataaaacttgctatcggtctagtaaagtagtcaattgcttagggacaatttcacaacttctaccaccacttttccacactcgctatatttactttattgcttctttatctaaatagcccctagtttatatttacgtgctctttattatcttgcaaacctatcctacaacacctacaaagtacttctaatttcatacttgttctaggtaaagcgaacactaaagcgtgcatagagttatatcagtggcagatagggcttgagagaatatttattctacctttagctcctcgtcgggttcgacactcttacttatcgaaagaggctacacttgtgggttatcaagacctttttctcacgccgttgccggggagtcatagcgtggggtgaatattctcgtgtgtgcttgtttgctttatcactaagtaatttttatttattgttcttagttgttctctatctctagttatggatatggaacacgaaataccaaaaaaattaggtgtacttgctactcatggagatggggaacctcctaaaaccctcgatgctcgttatgtgacagaaattatgtactactttgataatcctgagaaaaccccattcaactttgttatgggaacattggatcaacgtgaatactttagggattatcgcttgacacaaaaagggaacctattatgggatcaaattcatatattacattggtatgctcgtcaactatgcttgatacatggttatacttgttgctctaggatgaaggctccacaccttcccttttcatgcaaattcaatgataataaaaccttagcttcttatgctaatggtgtatatgattactatgatgtggaacaaatagaagaatttgttgcttttatgggtgcttatgagattgaatctatgtttaaagagtttgatgattttgatgattcagtttatagacctgaaaatttttctatacttaaatattgttataagaattatgaatacaattcaaatattgatgcatttattgagaaagtctctgctgtccaagaagagactaatattttgcaggagtctatggaagaagaaattgatgaaactgtgagctcattgaatgaaaaagatgatgaggagagcgaagaacaaaagaaggaagagcggattagctacctgtgcccaccttctaatgagagtaactcttcaactcatacattgtttaattccccttcgtgcttaccgaagggtgattgctatgataattgctatgatctcgttgattctcttgaaatatccctttttgatgatgcttgctatgcttgtggccaagatgcgaatatgaatgatgcttatggagatgaacttgctatatttccttatgttaaacatgaaattgttgctattacacccacacatgatagtcctattatctttttgaattctccaaactacactatatcggagaagtttgtgcttagtaaggattatattgatgggatgCCTTTTATCAttccacatgataattttgatgaatgtgatatgcatgtgcttgctgctcctacttgcaattattatgagagaggaactatatctccacctctctatgtttccaatatgatagaattgcaagaaactgtttaactatgcattggcctttactatgtgtgcacgaattgttattttatgacatgccaatgcatagaaagagagttagacttcgttgttgcatgatatatgttactttgtgatcactactaaattataaatcattgttaattaaaattggctttgatataccttgggatccgggtggatccattacttgagcactatgtgcctagcttaatggctttaaagaaagcgctgccagggagacaacccggaagttttagagagtcatttatttatgtttagtaattttatatagtttaaaaacaaaaaatataaagaggggaacccaaaacttttcaaaaggaaagtgaaagtgagagagacaagcattgttgaagtgggagagctccttgaactttgttcatgctcacggaaactttgtgaatcttgattacagaaacttttcaacaaaaataattatccccttgtacaatttcattgtattataaaaataatgtgccaaggtttgcctttaggatgtttacaatgcttgttggtttgtacggtgcaagacagaaactttggctgtagtgcgcgattttacacttTTAACTAGaaggtcaaatggttctgattccttttgcactgtcttgatgtacaaattgtttagttttcctaattttggtagaatttttggggtaccagaagtatggtgaatgttcagattgctacagactgttctgtttttcacagattctgtttttgatgcatagtttgcttgttttgatgaagctatcaatttatattagtggattaagccatggaaaagttacattacagtagacacaatgcaaaaattgtcgggggttgggtacgacatatgccaaaggatggcttatcatggtgggagcgagtagaacgtcgccggt encodes:
- the LOC119322202 gene encoding uncharacterized protein LOC119322202 gives rise to the protein MALLRALRRALPPLYSPAAPLSRRAPGPPPLPSRPLRLLDPIGFRPFSAAAATATAVARAPEMGASLFRGLTETRFPKRRPGFVSRRKRASLRPKGPHYWVKCTPGEPIPSSQPNKGSVQGRKEKKRIKQRKDFIMAEKRKRKAQYSVAVKRKEAERTERKMAAVARDRAWVERLAELKQIEAEKKATMA